One Paraburkholderia sp. PREW-6R genomic region harbors:
- a CDS encoding acetoacetate decarboxylase: protein MTENEVRDCAYAMPISSPAYPRFPFRFVDRETIIITYRTDPDALARIVPAPLRPAAPLVKYEFIGMPDSSGLGSYTETGQVIPVEHNGESGGFTHAMYLDNEAGIASGRELLGFPKVLAQPKLEIRNDALVGTLDYNGVRVATATMAYKYAPLDHGTVKDTLAAPGFLLKILPHVDGSARVCELVKYYVTDVTVKGAWTGPGSLELHPHCFAPVAKLPVLEVISAIHMVVDLTIGGGEVIHDYLRIPSNAS, encoded by the coding sequence ATGACTGAGAACGAAGTCCGCGATTGCGCTTACGCGATGCCGATCAGCAGCCCCGCTTATCCACGGTTTCCTTTCCGCTTCGTGGATCGGGAAACCATCATCATCACGTATCGTACCGATCCCGACGCTCTTGCCCGCATCGTGCCAGCGCCGCTGCGTCCGGCCGCCCCGCTTGTTAAATACGAATTCATTGGCATGCCGGATTCCAGTGGTCTTGGGTCCTACACCGAGACCGGTCAGGTCATCCCGGTGGAACATAACGGCGAGTCCGGCGGCTTCACTCATGCCATGTATCTCGATAATGAAGCGGGCATTGCCTCCGGTCGGGAACTGCTCGGCTTTCCAAAAGTCCTTGCCCAACCGAAGCTCGAAATTCGCAACGACGCTCTGGTCGGGACCCTCGACTACAACGGCGTGCGCGTTGCGACTGCAACGATGGCCTATAAATACGCGCCGCTGGATCACGGCACCGTGAAGGATACGCTCGCGGCGCCAGGCTTCCTGCTCAAGATTCTGCCGCACGTCGACGGCTCAGCCAGAGTCTGCGAACTGGTGAAATATTACGTGACTGACGTCACGGTCAAAGGGGCCTGGACTGGACCCGGTTCTCTCGAACTGCATCCTCATTGTTTCGCCCCTGTCGCAAAGCTGCCCGTACTCGAGGTCATATCGGCAATCCATATGGTGGTCGATCTGACAATTGGTGGTGGGGAAGTTATTCATGACTATTTGCGCATCCCTTCGAACGCATCCTGA
- a CDS encoding CoA transferase, with protein MIDGQHVFSGLKVLDLASYIAGPAATTILADFGADVVKIEPPGTGDIYRFFSSMPPNPVADTNYAWQLTNRNKRSIAVDLKSGGAKEVLTRLVQWADVVVVNFPPRVKASLGVTYEALSSLNPKLIYADITGYGSEGPEADTPGFDVTAYWARSGLMEVTHDAGSPPTLPIPGIGDHATATTLYAAIVTALYVRATTGKGGHVSTSLIANGIWAAAAWVEGGLNGGKFFAQHDRKNPPNALLNPYQTADGRWILLVAAQRKDWPAFARAVGVADLLDDPRFTDDRRTDNAAALVEILDPLFASQPLSFWKQTLSAARVIFGVVQIAEEIINDPQLAANGIVVPLDVPGRPATRTISNPIHIGGEEKVKPRLAPQLGEHGAEILRELGFNDTEISRLNDAGVVARFEGAA; from the coding sequence ATGATTGACGGACAACACGTTTTTTCAGGTCTCAAGGTGCTCGATCTGGCGAGCTATATTGCCGGTCCAGCCGCCACGACGATATTGGCCGACTTCGGTGCGGACGTAGTCAAGATCGAGCCGCCCGGTACGGGCGACATCTACCGCTTCTTCTCCAGCATGCCACCAAACCCGGTAGCCGATACCAACTACGCGTGGCAGTTGACGAACCGGAATAAGCGCAGCATCGCCGTCGACCTGAAGTCCGGCGGTGCCAAAGAGGTACTCACGCGACTCGTCCAATGGGCCGATGTGGTGGTCGTCAATTTCCCGCCACGTGTAAAGGCGTCTTTGGGGGTAACGTACGAGGCTCTTTCTTCTCTTAATCCAAAGCTGATTTACGCCGATATTACCGGCTACGGTTCCGAAGGGCCCGAAGCCGATACTCCCGGCTTCGATGTCACAGCCTACTGGGCCCGATCCGGCCTCATGGAGGTCACCCACGATGCCGGGAGCCCGCCGACGCTACCCATTCCGGGGATTGGCGATCATGCCACGGCAACCACCCTCTACGCCGCGATTGTGACGGCGTTGTATGTGCGTGCCACGACCGGCAAAGGCGGTCATGTGTCGACGTCACTGATCGCCAACGGCATCTGGGCAGCGGCGGCGTGGGTTGAAGGTGGTCTCAACGGCGGAAAGTTCTTCGCCCAGCACGACCGGAAAAACCCACCCAACGCGCTGCTCAATCCTTATCAGACGGCCGACGGTCGCTGGATTTTGCTGGTGGCGGCTCAACGCAAGGACTGGCCAGCTTTCGCTCGCGCGGTAGGGGTCGCCGACCTGCTCGACGATCCGCGCTTCACCGACGATCGGCGCACCGATAACGCGGCCGCGCTCGTCGAGATTCTCGACCCGTTGTTCGCCAGTCAGCCGCTCAGTTTCTGGAAACAAACGCTCAGCGCAGCCCGCGTCATTTTCGGTGTTGTGCAAATCGCTGAAGAGATCATCAACGATCCGCAGTTGGCGGCCAATGGAATCGTGGTTCCGCTCGACGTGCCAGGTCGGCCCGCTACGCGCACGATCAGCAATCCCATCCACATAGGCGGAGAGGAGAAGGTCAAACCCCGCCTCGCGCCACAACTCGGCGAGCACGGAGCGGAAATCCTCAGGGAATTAGGCTTTAACGACACCGAAATTTCACGCCTCAACGATGCCGGCGTGGTTGCGCGCTTCGAGGGCGCCGCATGA
- a CDS encoding enoyl-CoA hydratase-related protein gives MSQNLPHPGFSTILYEKRNATAYVTLNRPDVMNALNQQAIMELRTAFEDARADPQIRGVVITGAGKRAFIAGADISELSKATPIEAESQTRAGQALLDQIENLGKPVIAAVNGLALGGGCEIALASTIRLAAQGAKFGQPEIRLGLIPGFGGTQRLPRLVGKGVAMRLILTGEMVSAEEAFRVGLVDEMVEADGLIARAEAILEQIAANAPLAVAYAMDAVNQGLNAPLPVGLALEGKLFALCAATEDKKEGTTAFLEKRAPRFKGR, from the coding sequence ATGTCGCAAAATTTACCTCACCCCGGCTTCAGCACTATTCTCTATGAAAAGCGAAATGCAACAGCGTATGTGACGCTCAACCGTCCCGACGTGATGAATGCGCTGAACCAGCAGGCGATCATGGAATTGCGCACGGCATTCGAAGATGCCCGAGCCGATCCGCAGATTCGCGGCGTCGTCATAACTGGCGCAGGCAAGCGTGCATTCATTGCGGGTGCCGATATCAGCGAGCTCAGCAAGGCCACGCCGATTGAAGCCGAAAGTCAGACTCGCGCGGGCCAGGCGTTGCTTGACCAGATCGAAAATCTCGGCAAGCCAGTCATTGCGGCGGTGAACGGCCTTGCACTCGGTGGCGGATGTGAAATCGCGCTTGCCAGTACGATCAGGCTCGCCGCTCAGGGCGCGAAGTTCGGCCAGCCCGAAATCAGATTGGGGCTCATCCCTGGCTTTGGGGGTACGCAACGGCTCCCTCGACTGGTCGGAAAAGGGGTAGCAATGCGACTCATCCTGACTGGCGAAATGGTATCGGCAGAAGAAGCATTCCGTGTCGGACTCGTGGATGAAATGGTAGAGGCCGACGGTCTTATCGCTCGCGCCGAGGCGATTCTGGAGCAGATTGCTGCCAACGCACCGCTTGCCGTCGCTTATGCGATGGATGCAGTCAACCAGGGACTCAATGCACCCCTGCCGGTAGGACTCGCTCTGGAGGGAAAGCTTTTCGCACTATGCGCCGCGACCGAAGATAAAAAAGAAGGCACCACCGCCTTTCTCGAGAAGCGTGCGCCCAGGTTCAAGGGTCGGTAA
- a CDS encoding helix-turn-helix domain-containing protein, translating to MNIPKISPDLQMWTERLDSHIDTVVDRVYAVLMNIPPYADLDSPAKLDTRNSIAWAAKLWFDTLLSGNSPSAQNFEVFKDFGRRRVHQGVPLDVLLRAFRLGSRELWCCYTDTDDKSDLLRDELLFRISPFLMEFFDILAQIISQAYLDEQYKQARWRDSLRYQLQSIIFYYPEDTEGFAKTAAALRLDAAAPRIALAIEIDSIDSSSPTFKSELDRIVVATGGRLKLPLDDLVDIWYRGQLLVWIPSRIGDLMSASDRQVGKQITSLMVTMPEIKAIGIGLTGEGAAGWAMSAEEAIRALSFGRGNAHAERVRLYSEIIVEESVRGAKNALRYLVSLVEQLASEPELLETLETYFHQLQRRKVTAGVLGIHPNTLNHRLERIEKILGARLDDASWVSKLNIAIKLRGSQR from the coding sequence ATGAACATTCCTAAAATATCGCCGGATCTGCAGATGTGGACCGAGCGACTCGATTCACATATCGACACGGTCGTCGATCGTGTCTATGCGGTGTTGATGAATATCCCACCCTACGCCGATCTCGACTCTCCGGCGAAGCTCGACACCCGAAACTCGATCGCTTGGGCTGCGAAGCTCTGGTTCGATACGCTGTTGTCCGGTAACTCTCCATCGGCGCAAAATTTCGAAGTCTTCAAGGACTTCGGGCGTCGCCGCGTGCATCAGGGCGTGCCCCTTGATGTGCTGTTGAGGGCGTTCCGACTCGGGTCTCGTGAGCTATGGTGCTGCTATACGGACACCGATGATAAAAGCGACCTTTTGCGCGATGAACTGTTATTTCGGATTTCTCCGTTCCTGATGGAGTTCTTCGACATTCTGGCGCAGATCATTTCCCAGGCTTATCTGGATGAACAATATAAGCAGGCTCGGTGGCGGGACTCATTACGCTATCAGCTGCAGAGCATCATATTCTATTACCCCGAGGACACCGAGGGTTTTGCCAAGACGGCAGCCGCTCTACGACTTGATGCAGCGGCCCCTCGAATAGCACTCGCTATCGAAATCGACTCGATCGACAGCAGTTCGCCCACATTCAAAAGCGAACTGGACCGGATTGTGGTTGCTACCGGCGGACGGCTTAAATTGCCTCTCGATGATCTAGTGGACATCTGGTACCGAGGTCAACTACTCGTCTGGATACCTTCGCGGATCGGGGACTTGATGAGCGCAAGCGATCGTCAGGTCGGCAAGCAGATCACGTCGCTCATGGTCACCATGCCGGAAATCAAGGCGATCGGTATCGGCCTCACCGGCGAGGGTGCGGCTGGGTGGGCCATGTCCGCAGAGGAAGCAATCCGCGCGCTCAGCTTTGGCCGTGGCAACGCCCACGCAGAGCGCGTGCGGCTGTACTCGGAAATCATTGTCGAAGAGAGCGTCCGTGGTGCGAAGAATGCCCTGCGCTATCTCGTCTCTCTGGTCGAACAGCTCGCTAGCGAACCCGAACTGCTTGAGACACTCGAGACCTACTTTCATCAGTTGCAGCGAAGAAAAGTCACCGCGGGCGTTCTGGGCATTCACCCGAATACCCTCAACCACCGGCTGGAAAGAATCGAGAAAATTCTCGGAGCCCGCCTCGATGACGCGAGTTGGGTATCAAAGCTCAATATCGCAATCAAACTTCGTGGTTCACAGCGATGA